From a region of the Zerene cesonia ecotype Mississippi chromosome 11, Zerene_cesonia_1.1, whole genome shotgun sequence genome:
- the LOC119830414 gene encoding armadillo repeat-containing protein 7: MFTSLSYLKKHTPQNGTDRESYLSLLVDEFINSPSNDAKCQVLANLANFAYDPINYGFIRDVGVLDIFLYVIKNETNFKLLQFATTGICNLCPDPLNADYLIKHDVLKPLEDLLKSKENNIIADVITILIYLSEESKSFMKEYQISQQIQILKESDDKVVSQLATIFLEQEQTKETFTTIGC; encoded by the exons atgtttACAAGTTTATCCTATCTAAAGAAACATACACCACAAAATGGAACTGACCGTGAAAGTTATTTATCATTACTCGTAGACGAGTTTATTAATTCACCTTCTAACG ATGCTAAGTGCCAAGTGCTTGCAAATTTAGCTAATTTTGCTTATGACCCAATAAACTATGGTTTCATACGCGATGTTGGagttttagatatatttttgtatgtcatcAAGAATGAAACTAACTTTAAACTATTGCAATTTGCAACTACAGGCATTTGTAACTTGTGTCCGG ATCCCCTGAATGCAGACTATTTAATTAAGCATGATGTACTGAAACCTTtagaagatttattaaaatcaaaggagaataatattattgctgATGTTATCACTATATTGATATATCTTTCTGAAGAATCAAAGTCCTTTATGAAGGAATACCAAATCTcacaacaaatacaaattttaaaggaaTCAGATGATAAGGTGGTATCGCAATTGGctactatatttttagaacAAGAGCAAACCAAAGAAACCTTTACAACAATTGGATGTTAG